TGGCTTGGCTGACCTATTACGGGTCGGCGCTGGCGGCGCTGAAGCGGTCCCATATCGGCTTTCCCGGCCTGATCGCCGCCATGCGGCCGGCGCTGCGGCTGCCGGTCGTCATCCTGGCCGAGGTCATCGTCATCGGCTTCTTCGTGCTGCTGGCCTGGGTCGGCATCGAGGTGCTGGGCTATCTGGAAGGCTTGACGCTGGTCAGCCTGCCGTGGGTGCCGGTCTGGTTCACCCAGTCGGTGATCCCGATCGGGGCCGTGCTGTTCATCATCGCCGAGCTGATGAACCTGCCGGAGATCCTGCGGGAGGCGCGCGGGCACGGGCCGATCCACGATCCCGAGATCCCGCCCGAACTGTTGAATCCCGACCTGATGAAAGATGCCCGGGGGGCCGAGCGATGACCCTGCTGTACATGGCGGCCGGGCTGTTCGGCCTGGTCCTGATCAACGTGCCGATCGCGGTGGCGCTGGGCGTCGTGTCGGTGGTCGCGATGCTGCTGTCGTCGGGAACGGCGACGCTGCCCAACATGGCGATGGTGCTGTATGACGGCGCCACCAGCTTCCCGCTGCTGGCGATCCCGCTGTTCATCTTCGCGGGCGCCATCATGAACTCGGCCGGCATCTCGCGCCGGCTGATCGCCTTCGCCTCGGCGCTGGTCGGGTTCGTGCGCGGCGGGCTCGCCATGGTCAACGTGGCGACTTCCCTGTTCTTCGCGGAAATCTCGGGCTCGGCGGTGGCCGACGTGGCGGCGATCGGGTCGATCCTGATCCCGGCCATGAAGAAGCGCGGCTATCCCGCCACCTTCGCCGCCGCCATCACCTCGTCGGCTGCGACGCTGGCGGTGATCATCCCGCCGTCGATCCCGATGATCCTCTATGCGGTGATGTCGGGCAGTTCGGTGGTGCAGCTGTTCGTGGCCGGCATCGTGCCGGGCCTGCTGGGGGCGGCCGGGCTGATGGGCCTCGCCTACTGGTTCGCTGTCCGCCGCAACTACCCGGTGGAGGAGATGTTCCGGGTCAGCCGGGTGAAGGAAACCTTCCGCGAGGCGGTCTGGGCCTTCACCATGCCGATCATCATCCTGGGCGGCATCTTCGGCGGCTGGTTCACCGCGACGGAGGGCGCGGCCCTGGCCGTGGTGGCGGCGCTGTTCCTGGGGACCGTGGTCTACCGGGAGCTGGACCTGGCGCACCTGTACGACGCGATCCTGGAAGGCGGCATCCAGACCGCCGTGGTGATGCTTCTGGTCGCGACCTCGGCCCTGATGGGGACATATCTGACCGAGCAGCAGGTGCCGCAGCAGCTGGCCCAGGCGGTGGCCGACTTCACCAATAACCGCTACGTCGTGCTGGCGCTTCTGAACGTCATCTTCCTGCTGGCCGGCCTGTTCCTGCACTCGGCCGCGGCGATCATCCTGATCGTTCCGATCGTCATGCCGCTGGTCAACCTGGTCGGCATCGACCCGGTGCATTTCGGGATCATCGTAACGCTGAACCTGGGCATCGGCCAGCAGACGCCGCCGGTCGCCAGCGTGCTGGTGACGGCCTGCTCGATCGCCAAGGCCGACATCTGGGCCGTCAGCAAGGTGAACATCTACTTCATCGGCGTGCTGATGGCGGTGCTGCTGCTGTCCACATACGTGCCGATCGTGCCGATGGGTCTGGTCGAGCTGTTCTACCGATAAGCATACTAAGCACACAGGGGGGAAACCCGTGGAAAACCTGATCCTGACCGAGCACCACGGCCCGGTCGTCACCGTCACCCTGAACCGGCCGGACAAGCTGAACGCCTTCACCAAGTCCATGTGGCAGCGCCTGGGCGAGGTGATGCGGCGGCTGTCGGACGACGATTCCGTCCGGTGCATCGTCTTGCGGGGCGCCGGGGACCGGGCGTTCAGCCCCGGCAACGACATCTCGGAGTTCGAGAACGAACGCTCCAACTCCGAGCAGGCCAGCGCCTATGGCAAGATCATCGCCGGCACGCTGGACGCGATGCGGACCTGCCGACACCCGACGGTGGCGCTGATCAAGGGGATCTGCGTCGGCGGCGGGCTGGAGATCGCAGGAAGCTGCGACATCCGCATCTGCGGCACGTCGAGCCGGTTCGGCGCGCCCATCAACAAGCTGGGGCTGGTGATGGGCTATGCCGAGCTGGACGCGCTGATCGCCTTGGCCGGCCGCTCCACCGCGCTGGAGATCCTGCTGGAAGGCCGGATCTTCGGGGCGGCCGAGGCGAAGGACAAGGGCCTGGTCACCCGCGTGGTGGACGACGCCGAGGTGGACAAGGAGGCCATGGCGACCGCCCGGCGGATTTCCGAAGGCGCGCCGCTAGTCGCCCGCTGGCACAAGAAGTTCGCCCGGCGGCTGGCCGAGGGCACGCCGCTGAGCGAGGCGGAGATGGACGAGGGGTACGCCTGCTACGACACGGAGGATTTCCGGATCGGATACCGTGCCTTCCTCGACAAGGTGAAGCCAGAGTTCAAGGGACGCTGATTTATGCTTGCTGATCGGACGGGGCCGCTGAAGGGGCTCAAGGTCGTCGAACTCGCCCATATCATGGCCGGCCCGGTGTGCGGGCTGTTCCTGGCGGACCTGGGGGCCGACGTCATCAAGGTGGAGAAGATCCCCGGCGGCGACGACAGCCGCCGGTTCCTGCCGCCGGACATCGAGGGCGAGTCCGCCGCCTTCATGATGATGAACCGCAACAAGCGCGGCATCGCCATCGACCTGAAGACGGCGGATGGCAAGGCGGCGCTGGAGCGGCTGCTGATGGACGCCGACGTGGTGATCGAGAACTACCGGCAGGACACCATGGACCGGCTGGGGCTGGGATACGAGACTTTGCGGGAGCGGAACCCCAGGCTGATCTACTGCGCGGTGTCGGGCTTCGGGCGGACGGGCCCCTATGCCGACCGGGGCGGCTTCGACCTGATCGCCCAGGGCATGAGCGGGATCATGAGCATCACCGGGGAGGCGCCGGGCCGGCCGCCGGTGAAGGTGGGCGCACCCCTGACGGACATCACGGCGGGGATCCTGGCGGCGCTGGGGGTGGCCAGCGCGGTCGTGGCGAGGGCTTCGACGGGCAGGGGGCAACTGGTCGATACCTCGCTGTTCGAGGCGGGGATCGTCCACACCTACTGGCAGTCGGCGATCTGCTTCGCGACCGGCGCGTCGCCGGGTCCGATGGGGTCGGCCCATCCGCTGAACGCGCCGTACCAGGCGTTCGAGACGGCGGACGGCTGGATCAACGTGGGCGCCGCCAACCAGACCAACTGGCTGAAGCTGGTCGACGTGCTGGAGGCGCGGGAGCTGCTGGACGATCCGCGGTTCGCCGACAACCGGCGGCGGATGAACAACCTGGAGGATCTGGTGGAGGCGCTGACCGTCCATTTCCGCCAGCGGACCACGGCGGAGTGGCTGGAGCGCCTGAACGCCGCCGGCGTGCCGGCCGGGCCGGTGCTGTCGATCGCCGAGATGCACGCCGACCCGCAGACGCTGGCGCGGGAAATGGTGGTCGAGGTGGACCACCCGGTCGCCGGGGCGGTCAAGGCGCTGGGGCTGCCGATCAAGCTGTCCGACACGCCGGGCGGGGTCTTCGGGCCGGCACCGCGGTTCGGGGAGCATACGGCGGAGGTGCTGGCGGAGCACGGGTTCGGCGAGGAGGAGATCCGGCGGATGACGGAGGCGGGGGCGGTCGGGGGTTGAAAGGGGGTTTGGCCACAGATGAACGCAGATGGACACAGATGGGCGCTACGCGCCCTGTAGAATGATGCGTTGATACTGGATACGGGGCTTGCCGAAATTAATGAGCAGGGCGATGGGTATTTTGCCTGCCTTCAGGTAATTGAGGGTCTGGGCGACATGGGCGGGCGACAGGGTTTCGGTACATTTCAGCTCGATGATCATCCTGTCTTCGACCATGATATCCGCGAAGTAGCGGCCTACCTCGTCTCCTTTATAGAATACTGGGAAAGGCACTTCCTCACGTGCATGAATCTCCCGGCGGGTCAGTTCCGCGACCAGTGCCCGCCGGTAGACTATTTCAAGAAACCCATGGCCAAGAATGTTCGAAACTTCAAAAGCCGCACCAAGAACCGCATGCGACAGACGATCCCGCTCATCGATACCCATCTGAGCCCATCTGCGTGCATCTGTGGATAAATAATCCTGGAACTTACGCAGGCAAGTGATGCAGCGGCAATGCGGTCTCGTAGCGCACCTGTTTCAACGCGAAGCTGGATTTGATGCTGGAGACGCCGGGTATTCGGGTCAGGTGGGTCTTGAGGAAGTGTTCGTAGGCCGCGAGGTCGGGGACGACTACGCGGAGCAGGTAATCTGCTTCTCCCGTCATCAGGTAACATTCCAGCACCTCCGGCCGATGCATGATCGCGGCCTCGAAGGCGTCGAGGCGTTCTTCGATCTGCTTTTCCAGCGTGACGCTGACGAACACGTTTACAGGGAGGTCCACGGTCGAGGGATCGACCAGCGCCACGTAGGTGCGGATCACTCCGCTCTCCTCCAGCGCCTTGACCCGGCGGAGGCAGGGCGAGGGCGACAGGCCGATGGCGGAGGCAAGGTCGTTGTTGGCGATCCGGCCGTCCTTCTGGAGGCGGGCAAGGATCTTCCGGTCGATGGCGTCGAGGCTGGGTTTTGGCATTGGATGGCGCAAACTTATGCATTTTTGGCATGGGATGCCGTAAGCATGGCATCGGGCAGCGCAGTTCGCAACCATTTGCCCGGGCGCCGGTGTTATCGTGGTGGCCTGTCATCATCCTGGGAAGCGAAGCGGAAATGGTTGACTCAACGACCATCGAACACGGTGCCGATACCGTCGAATGCCTGCGCGAGCTGGAGCGCAAGATCCTTTGGCTGGCGTCCTGGACGATCCACAACGCCAACCATGTCCGGCCCAACCTGGACGGGCTGAAGGTAGGCGGGCACCAAGCTTCGTCGGCGTCGCTGGCGACGATCATGACGGCGCTGTATTTCGCGGCCCTGCGGCCGGAGGACCGGGTCGCGGTCAAGCCGCACGCCAGCCCGATCTTCCACGCTATCCAGTACCTGATGGGCAACCAGACGCGCGAAAAGCTGGAAAATTTCCGGGGCTACAAGGGTGCGCAGAGCTATCCGTCGCGGACCAAGGACGTGGACGACGTCGATTTCTCGACCGGGTCGGTGGGCATGGGCGTCGCCCAGACGCTGTTCGCCTCGCTGGTCCAGGATTACCTGAAGGCCAGGAACTGGGCTCCCTCGATCCCGGAGGGGCGCATGGTCGCCCTGATCGGCGATGCCGAGATGGATGAGGGCAATATCTTCGAGGCGCTGCTGGAAGGCTGGAAGCACGGCCTGCGCAACACCTGGTGGATCGTCGACTACAACAGGCAGAGCCTGGACGCTGTCATCCGGGAAGGTCTGTGGGAGCGGCTGGAAGGCATCTTCCGCAACTTCGGCTGGGACGTCGTGATCCTGAAGCACGGCCGGCTGATGCGGGAGGCGTTCGCCGAGGAGGGCGGCGACCGGCTGCGGGAGTGGATCGACACCTGCCCGAACCAGCTCTATTCGGCCCTGACCTTCCAAGGCGGTGCGGCGTGGCGCCGGCGTCTGATGGACGACCTGGGCGACCAGGGACCCGTGTCCCGGCTGATCGAGCGGCGCTCCGACGGGGAGCTGGCTGACCTGATGGGCAACCTGGGCGGCCATGACCTGCCGTCCCTGCTGGAAGCCTTCGAGGCGGCGCGGCGGCATGACCGGCCGGTGTGCTTCATCGCCTATACGGTCAAGGGCTTCGGGCTGCCGCTGGCGGGGCACAAGGACAACCATGCGGGGCTTCTGACGCCCGCGCAGATGGAGGCGTTCCGCGACGGCCTGAAGATCCGGCCGGGGCACGAGTGGGACCGCTTCGAGGGGCTGGGGATCGGGGAGGACCGGCTGTCGGCGTTCCTGGGCACGGTGCCGTTCTTCGCCAAAGGGCCGCGGCGCTATTCGGCGCCGGTGGTTCCGGTTCCGGAGGCTTTGGAAGTTCCGAAGCAGAAGGCGCTGTCCACCCAGGCGGGCTTCGGGCTGATCATGAACGAGCTGGGGCGGACCAAGGAGGGGCTGGCGGAGCGGATCGTGACGACGGCGCCGGACGTGACGGTTTCGACCAACCTGGGGTCGTGGGTGAACCGGCGCGGGCTGTTCGCCAAGGAGGCCATGGCCGACCTGTTCAAGAAGGAACGCATTCCGTCCACATACAGCTGGGATTTCTCGCCCGACGGGCAGCATTTCGAGCTGGGCATCGCCGAGGCGAACCTGTTCACCATGCTGTCGGCGCTGGGGCTGTCCCATTCGGTGTTCGGGGAGCGGCTGCTGCCGATCGGAACGGTGTACGACCCCTTCATCTATCGCGGCGCCGACGCGATGAACTATGCCTGCTACCAGGATGCCCGGTTCATGCTGGTGGCGACGCCGGCCGGCGTCACGCTGGCGCCGGAAGGCGGCGCGCACCAGTCGATCGGGACGCCGCTGGTCGGCATGGCGCAGGATGGACTGGCCTATTTCGAGCCGGCTTTCGTGGACGAGCTGGGCGTCATCATGCGCTGGGCCTTCGACTACATGCAGCGCAACGGCGAGGGCCAGCCGAACGAGCGGAACTGGCTGAGGGACGAGACCGGCGGCGCCGTCTATCTGCGCCTGTCGTCGCGCACGCTGGAGCAGCCGGGCCGGGACATGGCGCCGGAGCTTCGCCAGGACATCATCGACGGCGCCTACTGGATGCGGCGGCCGGGGCCGAACTGCCAAGTGGTGGTGGCCTATACCGGCGCGGTGGCGCCCGAGGCGATCGAGGCGGTCGGGCTGATGGCCGAGGACCGGCGCGACGTGGGGCTGCTCGCCGTCACCTCGGCCGACCGGCTGCACGGCGGCTGGAGCGCCGCCCAACGGGCGCGGGAGCGCGGGCTGGTGCATGCCCGGTCGCATATCGAGCGGCTGCTGGACGGCGTGCCGTCCAACTGCGGCATGGTGACGGTGATCGACGGGCATCCCGCGACGCTGGGCTGGTTGGGATCGGTCCACGGCCACCGGACGCGGGCGCTGGGCGTCGAGCATTTCGGCCAGACCGGCACCATCGCCGACCTGTACCGGCATTTCGGCATCGACGCCCAGGGCATCGTGCTGGCGGCCCAGGCTACCGCGGCCGGCCGGCCGATCCGGCATCTCCATACGATCGGGGAGCGCTGAGGGGCGCTGCGGGGAAGAGGTCCGGGGTTTCGGCCAGCAGGCGGGCGAAACGCGCCGCGGCCGGCACCATGCCGAAGACCAGCGGCGGCGGAATGACCCCGGTCCTGCCCGCCGCGACAGCGGGGAGATTGCGCCAGAGAGGGCTGGAGGCCAGGGTGGGCCGGGCGTCCGGCGGGACCGGATCGATCACCAGCAGGCTGGCGTCGGGATGCACGGACAGGCGGTCGATGGGGACGGTGGCGAACCCCCAGGCGTTGGTCGGCCCCGTCCAGGCGCTGCGCAGGCCGCTGCTTTCCAGGACGGCTTCCGCCAAGCTGCCTTTGCCATAGACGCGGACATGCCTCGCGTCCATGAAGCTGACGGCCAGGACGGGAGGGGGGTTGGCTGCTTCCAAGGTTACCTGGGCGGCGGCGAAGGCGGCTTGGGCGCTGGCGATCAGCGCTTCGCCGGCAGCTTCGCGGTGCAGCAGGCGGGCGAGCCTTCGGGTAGCCTCGACCGCGTTCTCCCAGGGCCGGTGGTCGGAGGTGTAGGTGGGGAGCGACAGCGTCGGGGCGATCCGCTCCAGGTGGGGCCGCAGGCTTTCATGCTCGCCGACGATCAGGATCAAGTCGGGAGCGAGGGTGCTGAGCAGTTCCAGGTTCGGTTCCAGGCGGAGACCGAGATCCACGACGCCGGGGTCGAGGGGTGGACCGCCGACCCAGGTGTCGTAGACCTTGGCCTCGGGCACGGCGAGGGGCCGGACGCCCAGCGCGATCAGGGTGTCGGTGAGGCCCCAGTCCAGCGCGACGACGCGGCGAGGGGGCGGCGGCGTGTCGCCCGCCGCGGCGGGCGTGGCCGCGAGGATGGCCAGGACGACCAGGGGCGCCAGGAGGCTTCCGAGGATTCGGAGGCGGAGGGCCGGCGGAGGTGAAGGCGACCTTACCTGTCCGTCGGCACCCTTCATCGATCGTTCCAAGCCGGCATCGAGCTTCTCCCTGCCTGTCATTGTTGGCCGGGCGAACTCTTAAGGTCCGAACGATGTCGATGCAACTCATTATCATTTGCATTGCCGGGTTTATCCCGGAGGGATGCCCGCACGCCGCGGGAGCCGGAGCTCGCCGCGGCGGGAGGTCAGGGCCGCGCTATTGCCTGGGTATCGCGTAGGCGATGACGCTGTCGCCGGCCTTGGTGCCCAGCGAGCCGTGGCCGCCGGCGGCGACCAGCAGGTATTGCCGGCCGTCCTCGCCCAGATAAGTCATGGGCGTCGCCTGCCCGCCGGCCGGCAGGCGGCTTTCCCAGAGCTGCTCGCCGGTGGTGACGTCGTAGCCGCGCACGTAATAATCGATCGTGCCGGACAGGAAGGCGACGCCGCCGGCCGTCATCATCGGGCCGCCCAGGCTGGGCACGCCCATCCTGAAGGGCAGCGGCAGGGGCGAGGCGTCGCGGACGGTGCCGTTCTTGTGCATCCAGATGATCTCGCCGGTGGTCAGGTCGGCCGCCGAGACATAGCCCCAGGGGGGAGCCTGGCAGGGCAGCCCGAGGACGGAGACGAACGGGGCCAGCTTGACCGCGAAGGGGGCGCCGAAATTCTCGTTGAGAGCCGGCAGGCTGTATTCCGGCCGGTTCTCGCCCTGGACATAGAGGGTGGTATCGTCCTCGCGCGGGATCAGCTGGGAGACGAAGGCGAGATAGGCCGGGGTCGTGAAGGCGATCTGGCGCCGGGGATCGACCGCGATGCTGCCCCAGTTGAACACGCCGAAATTGCCGGGGTAGATGAGGGAGCCTTCAGTGGAGGGCGGGGTGTAGCGGCCCTCGTAGCGCAGCCTGTGGAACTGGATGCGGCAGGCGAGCTGATCGAACAGGGTGGCTCCCCACATGTCCCGGCCGCTCAGCGGAGGCGGGTCGTAGGACAGCGCCGAGACCGGCTGGGTCGGGGCGGTGTGGTCGCCCTCGGCGGCGCCTTGCGGCGCCGGCTTCTCGGTCACCGGAAGGATCGGCTCGCCGGTGCGGCGGTCGAGGACGAAGAGCTCGCCCTGCTTGGTCGGCTGGACCAGGGCCGGCACCGTCTGCCCGCCGACGGTCAGGTCGATCAGGCTGGGCTGCGACGGCACGTCGTAGTCCCACAGGTCGTGGTGGACGGTCTGGAAGTTCCAGCGCACCTCTCCGGTCGCGAGGTCGAGGGCGACGACGGAGGACGAGAACCGCTCCACCGCCGGGCTGCGGTTGCCGCCCCACTGGTCGGGCGGCTGGTTGCCCAGGGGGATGTAGACCATGCCCAAATCCTCGTCCACGGCGGAGATCGACCAGGAATTGGGCGAGTTGGGCGTGTAGGTCTCGCCCGGAGGGGGCGGCGCCGTGTCGTCCGGATCGCCGGGGTCCCAGGCCCAGACGAGGTCACCGGTGTTCACGTCGAAGGCCCGGATCACGCCTGAGGCCTCGTTGACCGAGACATTGTCCAGGACGGTGCCGCCCACGATGATGAGGTCCCGGGTGACCACGACCGGGGAGGTCGAGTAGTAGGAGCCCGGCTTGACGTTGGGCATGTTGCGCCAGAGGTCGATCTGGCCGGTGCCGCCGCCGAACGCGGTGCAGATCGCGCCGTCCTCGGGGTTGAGGGCGATCAGCCTGCCGTCCGCGGTCGGCATGAACAGGCGGGCGGGGCAGTTGTCGGCGGTTTCCGGCGCGGTATTGGCCGCGACCGGCATGTCGGGGACCGGTGAGTCCGCCGGCTCCGCCGGGGCGGGCGAGGCGGGAGCCGGGGCGGCCGTTTCCTCGGAAGCCGGGTGGTAGGACAGGCCACGGCAGGTCAGGTGCTGGAGCGCCAGGTCGTCGCGGATCTCCGGATCGTAGCGCCAGATCTCCTCGCCGGTGGTGGCGTTCAGCGCGATGACGAACTGGTGCGGCGTGCAGAGATACAGGCGGTTGTCGATCTTCAGCGGCGTGACCTGGAAGGTGGTTTCCACCGGGTCGCCGGGCTGGCCGCGCAGGTCGCCGGTGTGGTAGGTCCAGGCCTCCTGGAGTTGGGAGACGTTGGCCGGGGTGATCTGGTCGAGCGGGGAATAGCGCTGGCCGTAGCCTGTGCGGCCGTAGGCATGCCATTCGCCGGGCGGGACGTCGGGCTTGCTGGTGGGTCCGTTCGCCGGGGCTTCGGCGCGCGGTCCCGGGGCGGTTCCCTCGATCCGGTGGGGGTCGGCGAACATGGAAGCTCCCGCCACCACGACGGCCAGGGCGAGTGCCGCCGCCAGCGGCAGGGAAGCGGCCCCGGAACGGCCGTCCAGCGGGCGGGTGACCCAGGGCAGCAGCAGGAGCAAGCCGACCACGACGAAGACCGCGCCGCGCGCCGCCAGCGGCCACCAGTCGAACCCGACCTCCCACAGGGACCAGGCCAGCGTGCCCAGGAGCAGCAGGGCATAGACCCAGAGCGCCGCGGGGTTCCTCCTGAACAGGAGATAGCCGGTGATCAGGAGGACCACTCCGGCGATGGCGTAGTACCAGGAGCCGCCCAGGCCGATCAGCCAGACGCCTCCGCCCGCCAGGGCGAGGCCCATGAGAATTAGAAGTATGGCCATCGCCACGGGGACGAACGGCCGCCCCCTGCCCTGCCTGTCGCGCTGCATGAGGTCACCTCGGAACTGCGGTATCAGCCTGGGTAACCCGTCGTCGGCGCGTTCGTTTCTTCGGGGAATGGATGAGGCGGCGGCGAAATGGAAAAAGGCCGGCCCTCGCGGGCCGGCCCCTTGCCGTCTGTGTTCTTCGTCTTCGGTGCGGGGCCGCCGAAGCAGCCCCGCGGTAGTTCCGGTTTCCGCCTTGTGGAGGGGCGGGGTTAGACGGGGGTGTGGAAGATGAAGTCGTTGGCCGACAGAGTGATGTTGCCGACGAGTTCGATCTCGTGGACCATCGGCGGTTCATCCTGCGACGTCTCGGTCCAGGCGATGATCGTCGTGTTGCTTCCGACCGAGATATCGAGTTCGCCGAACTCCGCTACCGAACGGACCGACTGGAGGTCGATCTTGTCCTGACCGATGGCGAAGTCGAAGACCATGTCCCGGTTGCCGACGCCTGCACCAGTATCTTCGGAGCTGAACACGAAGGTGTCGCTGCCCGCTCCACCCGTGAGTTCATCGACGCCCGTACCGCCGGTGATGATGTCGTTTCCGGCACCAGCCTTGATGACATCGTTACCGGCACCACCCCTGATGACGTCCTGGCCGGCACCGCCGGTCAGAGTGTCACCGTTGTGGCCACCGTTAAGGATGCCCTTCTCCGTGGCGGTCCCGACGTAGGTCAGCGTTGCCGACACCTTGCCGAGGAAGCCGGTGGCATCGACCTCCTTGACGGTCGAAGTCAGGTTGTCCAGCGCGATGCTGCTCTCGCTGGCCGAAGTCGCGTCGTCCAGGGCCTTCTGGGCGTCCGCTTCCGTCGAGATCAGGAGGTTGCGGGCTTCCAGGGCGGACTGGGCGATCGCTTCCGTCGAGATCAGTTCATTGCGGTCGTCAAGGGCGGTTTGGGCAACGAGCTCCTCGGAGACGATCTCCGAAGTCGCCTTTGCGGCGACCGCGGTATCCAGGGCGGTCTGGGCGGTAAACTCCTCGGAGACGATCTCCGAAGTCGCCTTCAAGGCCTCGGCGGTATCCAGGGCGGTCTGGGCGGCAAACTCCTCGGAGACGATCTCCGAAGTCGCCTTCAAGGCCTCGGCGGCATTCAGGGCTTCTTCAGCTTCCTGCAGCCTGGCATCGGCCTGACTGTCCATTCCCGGGCCGCCGGCAGTCTCGACATCCCGCTCGGCGTCCTCTACCGCGGTGATCAGGAGGTTGCGGGCATTCAGGGCGGACTGGGCGTCCGCTTCCGTCGAGATCAGGAGGTTGCGGGCATCCAGGGCAGTCTGGGCGGCAGCTTCCGTCGAGATCAGGAGGTTGCGGACATCCAGGGCGGTCTGGGCGGCAGCTTCCTCGGCGATGACGTCGGCAGTCGGCTTCAGGATCACCGCGGCATCCAGAGCAGACTGGGCAGCAGCTTCCTCAGCGATGACGTCGGCGGTCGACTTCAGGATCACCGCGTCGTCGAGCGCGGTCTGGGCATCCGCCTCAGCTTCCTGGAAGGAGGCGAGATCCTCACCATCCATGCCGTCCGACAGGCTGATGTTCGTCAGGCCCTGATCGGTGCCGGTGATCTTCGAACCGTCGAAGGTCACGGTCGAGGAACCCTCGACGGTCAGCGCGATGTTGCCGACGTTGGTCAGGGTCGCCGAGTAGGCCTGGCCGTCCTGCAGGGTCGCCGAAACGGACGTCATCGCCGTCGCGGAGCCGATGACCTTGTCGCCTTCGGACAGGTTCTTGCCGAAATCGACCGACAGCAGGCCCGAGTACGTGTTGGCCTCGA
This Skermanella mucosa DNA region includes the following protein-coding sequences:
- a CDS encoding glucose/quinate/shikimate family membrane-bound PQQ-dependent dehydrogenase, encoding MQRDRQGRGRPFVPVAMAILLILMGLALAGGGVWLIGLGGSWYYAIAGVVLLITGYLLFRRNPAALWVYALLLLGTLAWSLWEVGFDWWPLAARGAVFVVVGLLLLLPWVTRPLDGRSGAASLPLAAALALAVVVAGASMFADPHRIEGTAPGPRAEAPANGPTSKPDVPPGEWHAYGRTGYGQRYSPLDQITPANVSQLQEAWTYHTGDLRGQPGDPVETTFQVTPLKIDNRLYLCTPHQFVIALNATTGEEIWRYDPEIRDDLALQHLTCRGLSYHPASEETAAPAPASPAPAEPADSPVPDMPVAANTAPETADNCPARLFMPTADGRLIALNPEDGAICTAFGGGTGQIDLWRNMPNVKPGSYYSTSPVVVTRDLIIVGGTVLDNVSVNEASGVIRAFDVNTGDLVWAWDPGDPDDTAPPPPGETYTPNSPNSWSISAVDEDLGMVYIPLGNQPPDQWGGNRSPAVERFSSSVVALDLATGEVRWNFQTVHHDLWDYDVPSQPSLIDLTVGGQTVPALVQPTKQGELFVLDRRTGEPILPVTEKPAPQGAAEGDHTAPTQPVSALSYDPPPLSGRDMWGATLFDQLACRIQFHRLRYEGRYTPPSTEGSLIYPGNFGVFNWGSIAVDPRRQIAFTTPAYLAFVSQLIPREDDTTLYVQGENRPEYSLPALNENFGAPFAVKLAPFVSVLGLPCQAPPWGYVSAADLTTGEIIWMHKNGTVRDASPLPLPFRMGVPSLGGPMMTAGGVAFLSGTIDYYVRGYDVTTGEQLWESRLPAGGQATPMTYLGEDGRQYLLVAAGGHGSLGTKAGDSVIAYAIPRQ